GTCCCCTGCGAGCAGCGCGAGTTCTCGCGGAAGACCTCGACGCCGGGGCCGCGCAGCTCGAGCACGGAGAAGCCGTGGGCGCCGATGGAGACCACCGTGGCCGGGGCGCTGCCGTGCAGGTACCGATGCCCCCCGGCCTGCGCCTCCTTGAGGGGGATCCTCGGCAGGGCGACGGTCCGGGCGAAGCGCCCCGTGACCGCCGCGCCGCGGAGGGAGGGCCAGTCGAGGTCGCCGAGGAGATCCAGCAGCACGGGGCCCGGCTCCTTGTGGTGCTCCGCCACGAGGCGCCGTGCCCACGCGAGCCCGGCGCCCTCGCGCCGAAGCTCGACGACCTTGATCGTCTCCGCGCCGACGTCGATGCCCAGCCACCCGTCCGTCATCTGGCCTCCTCCGGGGCCCGGTGAGGCGAAGCCCCGCCCCGCGAGTGTGCCAGCATCCCGGGGCGGAAGGGAACCAAGAAAACGCAGGCGCGAGCGCCCGGCTCCGGTCGGCAGGGCAGCCGGGGTCCTGGCGGGGCGTGCCGTGTCGGGGGGGGGCGGCTGGACTTGGCCGGGTGCGCATGGTAGAAAAATTTCACCGCCATGCTCTCGATCGCCGACACCGTCACCGAGATGGTCCACTGGGTGTTCCCGGAGCACGCGGGCGCCCCCGGACAGATCCACGGCGGGCGGATGATGCAGTGGATCGCCACCGTCGGCACCATCGCCGCCTCGCGCGTGGCGCGCGGCAACGTGCTGCTGGGCGCCATGGACGACATCGACTTCCTCCACCCGGTGAAGGTGGGCGAGATCGCGGTGCTGCGGGCGCAGGTGGAGTACGTCGGCCGCTGCTCGCTCGAGGTGGGAGTACGGGTCTTTTCCGAGGCCGTCCCCACCGGGGCGCGCGCGCTCACGCTCAGCTCGCATCTCGTCTTCGTCAAGGTGGACGATGCGCTCCGGCCCCAGCCCGTGCCGCGGCAGGTCGCCCCGCGGGGCGCGGCGGAGGAGGCGCTGCTCGCCGCCGCCCGGGAGCGCCGCGAGCAGCGCCTCGGGCGCTTCGCGCGGCGGCAGGCCGCCATCGGGGAGACCGGCGCCGACAGCGGCGAGGAGCTCCGCTGGCGCTTCGAGTCGTGCCGCGGCGTCGTTCCGGCGGACACGCTGTTCGGCAACACGCTCTTCCCCGGGAACCTGCTCATGGACATCGACGAGGCCGGCGGCATCCTCACGACGCGCTACACCCGGGGCTTCTCCATGACCGCGTGCCTCGACGCCCTCGACTTCCACGCGCCCGTCTCGACCCGCGAGGTGGTGACGTTCAAGGCCGCGCTGAACCACGTGGGGCGCTCGTCCCTGGAGATCGGCGTCGAGGTGCTGACCGAGGCGCCGTGGACCGGCGAGGTGCGCCAGGCGTGCGCGGCCTATCTCACGTACGTGCACCTGGGCCAGGACCTGCGCCCCCAGCCCTGCCCTCCGTTCACCCCGGAGACGCCGGGCGAGCGGACGCGGTGGCAGGAGGCGGAGGAGCGGCGGGCCCGTCGGCTCCTGCGAGTCAAGGCGCTCAGGGCATCCATCCACGAGGGAAGGTGAGGGCATCATGTCCGGGCATTCACGGTGGTCGCAGATCAAGCGCAAGAAGGGCAAGACGGACGTCCAGCGGGGGAAGCTCTTCTCCAAGATCCTCCGCGAGATCACGGTGGCGGCGCGCAATGGCGGCGGCGATCCGAAGGGCAACGTGCGTCTCAAGGCGGCGATGGAGGCAGCGCGGGCGGCGAACATGCCCGCCGACAACATCAAGCGGGCGATCCAGAAGGGGACCGGCGAGCTGCCGGGGGAATCCTACGAGGAGATCACCTACGAGGGCTACGGGCCCGGCGGGGTCGCCATCCTGCTGCAGGCGCTCACCGACAACAAGAACCGCACCGGGCCCGAGGTGCGGCACGCCTTCGAGAAGCACGGAGGGCGCATGGGCACGGCCGGGTGCGTGGCGTGGATGTTCGACCGGCGCGGCGTGGTCCAGGTGGACGCCGACCGGGTCAAGGAGGACGACCTGCTCGAGAAGGCGCTGGACGCGGGCGCGATGGACGTCAAGCTGGTGGAAAAAGCTTTCGAGATCACCACGGCCCCTGATGAGATGGAGCGGGTGCGGGAGGCGCTGGAGCGCCAGGGCGTCCCCGTGCTCGAGGCCGCCGCGGCCATGCTGCCCCAGTCCACCGTCCGCGTGGAAGGCAAGGACGCCTCGGCGGTGCTGCGGCTGATCGAGGCGCTCGAGGAGCAGGACGACGTCCAGGCCGTCTACTCGAACTACGACATCCCCGACGAGGTCCTCGACGCCATCTCCGCCGCCTAGGGCGCTGCGCGTGATGGGGGTGGATCCCGGGCTCGTGGACACCGGCTTCGGCGTCCTCGAGGCGGGCCCCGGCGCTGTCACGGTGGTGGATGCCGGCGTCGTCAGCACTGCGCCCGGCCAGCCCCTCGAGGCGCGCCTCAACGCCATCCACGGCGCCCTGCACCGGCTCATCCAGGCCCGCGCCCCGGGCCTCATCGTCGTGGAGGACCTCTACACCGAGTACAGGTTTCCCCGGACGGCGATCCTCATGGGTCATGCGCGCGGCGTGATCTACCTCGCCGCCCGCCAGTGCGGCGTGACGGTGCTGGCGCTGGCGCCCGCCGAGGTGAAGCGCGCCATCACCGGCAACGGGGCGGCCGGCAAGGGGCAGATGCAGCGCGGAGTGCAGACCCTGCTCGGGCTCGCCGAGCTGCCCCGTCCCTCCCATGTGGCCGACGCCCTCGCCCTGGCCGTCACCGGCATGGCGCGGATCACGGGGCGGATCCCGCTGGGCCGCGTCCAGCCGGCGGCGCGGGGGGCCTCGTGATCGCCTCGCTGCGCGGTCGGCTCCGCGCCCGCCACGAGGACCGCGTGATCCTCGAGGCCGCCGGTGTCGGCTACGAGGTCTTCCTGCCCCCCGTGACCCAGCGCGCGCTGGCGGGCGCGGCGACGGACGGGGGCGATGCCGGTGACGAGATTTCTCTCGCGATCCACTACCACGCGACCCAGAACCAGCCGCGCCCCGTGCTGATCGGGTTCACCTCGGAGCTGGACAAGGAGTTCTTCGAGAAGCTCATCACGGTCAAGGACGTGGGCCCGCTGGTCGCGGCCCGCGCGCTGGCCGCTCCGGTGGGTGAGATCGCCGCCGCCATCGCCCGCCAGGACGAGGGGTACCTGCGCCGGCTCCCCGGCATCGGGCCCCAGAAGGCGAAGAACATCGTGGCCCAGCTCCAGAGCAAGGTGGCGAAGTTCGCGCTGCTGGCGGCGGAAGCGCCCGCCGCCGGGGCGCGTCCGGCCCCGCCTGCTGGGCTCGCGGAGGAGGACGGGCTGCGCGCCATGGTGTTCGAGGTGCTCGTGAAGCAGCTGCAGCACCGGCCCGGCGAGGCGGCCGACCTCATCACCCGGG
This is a stretch of genomic DNA from Candidatus Rokuibacteriota bacterium. It encodes these proteins:
- a CDS encoding acyl-CoA thioesterase — encoded protein: MLSIADTVTEMVHWVFPEHAGAPGQIHGGRMMQWIATVGTIAASRVARGNVLLGAMDDIDFLHPVKVGEIAVLRAQVEYVGRCSLEVGVRVFSEAVPTGARALTLSSHLVFVKVDDALRPQPVPRQVAPRGAAEEALLAAARERREQRLGRFARRQAAIGETGADSGEELRWRFESCRGVVPADTLFGNTLFPGNLLMDIDEAGGILTTRYTRGFSMTACLDALDFHAPVSTREVVTFKAALNHVGRSSLEIGVEVLTEAPWTGEVRQACAAYLTYVHLGQDLRPQPCPPFTPETPGERTRWQEAEERRARRLLRVKALRASIHEGR
- a CDS encoding YebC/PmpR family DNA-binding transcriptional regulator, with product MSGHSRWSQIKRKKGKTDVQRGKLFSKILREITVAARNGGGDPKGNVRLKAAMEAARAANMPADNIKRAIQKGTGELPGESYEEITYEGYGPGGVAILLQALTDNKNRTGPEVRHAFEKHGGRMGTAGCVAWMFDRRGVVQVDADRVKEDDLLEKALDAGAMDVKLVEKAFEITTAPDEMERVREALERQGVPVLEAAAAMLPQSTVRVEGKDASAVLRLIEALEEQDDVQAVYSNYDIPDEVLDAISAA
- a CDS encoding crossover junction endodeoxyribonuclease RuvC; amino-acid sequence: MGVDPGLVDTGFGVLEAGPGAVTVVDAGVVSTAPGQPLEARLNAIHGALHRLIQARAPGLIVVEDLYTEYRFPRTAILMGHARGVIYLAARQCGVTVLALAPAEVKRAITGNGAAGKGQMQRGVQTLLGLAELPRPSHVADALALAVTGMARITGRIPLGRVQPAARGAS
- a CDS encoding Holliday junction DNA helicase RuvA, which gives rise to MIASLRGRLRARHEDRVILEAAGVGYEVFLPPVTQRALAGAATDGGDAGDEISLAIHYHATQNQPRPVLIGFTSELDKEFFEKLITVKDVGPLVAARALAAPVGEIAAAIARQDEGYLRRLPGIGPQKAKNIVAQLQSKVAKFALLAAEAPAAGARPAPPAGLAEEDGLRAMVFEVLVKQLQHRPGEAADLITRALGRRPGITTPEELFDEIYRGGAART